A single Natrinema pellirubrum DSM 15624 DNA region contains:
- a CDS encoding heme NO-binding domain-containing protein translates to MHGIVHKTLEEYVVERTDDDTWDTIVERSELEPQLYLPVSHYDDDEIDAILETLSGMATQDRAAIERDFGRRLAPELLSTFSAHVGSGWDLPELLVGLEDVYDDIETATDETSLPKLSCTRESDHAIVTYDTHRDRQYCGLAHGILDGLVAAFDADATVTKTDCVADGADACRFRVDLE, encoded by the coding sequence ATGCACGGAATCGTCCACAAGACCCTCGAGGAGTACGTCGTCGAACGGACCGACGACGACACCTGGGACACGATCGTCGAGCGTTCGGAACTGGAGCCACAGCTGTACCTGCCCGTCTCGCATTACGACGACGACGAGATCGACGCCATCCTCGAGACGCTCTCGGGGATGGCGACGCAGGACAGGGCCGCGATCGAACGCGATTTCGGCCGGCGGCTGGCCCCGGAACTACTCTCGACGTTCAGCGCACACGTCGGCAGCGGCTGGGACCTGCCCGAGTTGCTGGTCGGTCTCGAAGACGTCTACGACGACATCGAAACCGCAACCGACGAGACGTCGCTGCCGAAGCTGTCCTGTACCCGCGAGTCCGATCACGCGATCGTCACGTACGACACTCACCGAGATCGCCAGTACTGCGGGCTCGCCCACGGAATTCTCGACGGGCTCGTCGCTGCGTTCGACGCCGACGCGACGGTCACGAAAACCGACTGCGTCGCGGACGGGGCCGACGCCTGTCGGTTCCGGGTCGACCTCGAGTGA
- a CDS encoding ribose-phosphate diphosphokinase, with protein MIVSGSTSQALAAALARELEEPLAAVEYDRFPDGELLAAAPGVAEADPDRAVIVASTVSSDAHLELLQLQDAVREAGVEEVVTVLPYMGYGRQDAAFEPGHPVSARAVARAISTGTDRVLTVNPHETAVCEFFEPTATAVDAAGRLADPLPDDLTEPVFLSPDAGAIELAETTRDAYGTGETDYFEKTRHSGTEVEISPSDVDVAGRDVVVVDDIIATGSTMSEAVSVLCDRDAGRLFVTCVHPLLARDAVTKLSRAGVEAIYGTDTIERGVDTVSVAPALAEHL; from the coding sequence ATGATCGTCAGCGGATCCACGTCGCAGGCCCTGGCCGCGGCGCTGGCACGCGAACTCGAGGAACCGCTCGCCGCCGTCGAGTACGACCGCTTTCCCGACGGTGAACTGCTCGCGGCCGCCCCCGGCGTTGCCGAGGCCGACCCAGATCGAGCCGTGATCGTCGCCTCGACCGTCTCGAGCGACGCCCATCTCGAACTCCTCCAGCTACAGGACGCCGTCCGCGAGGCCGGGGTCGAGGAGGTCGTCACCGTCCTCCCCTACATGGGCTACGGCCGGCAGGACGCGGCGTTCGAACCGGGTCACCCCGTCTCGGCGCGGGCGGTCGCCCGCGCGATCTCGACCGGAACCGATCGCGTGCTGACGGTCAACCCCCACGAGACGGCCGTCTGCGAGTTCTTCGAGCCGACGGCGACGGCCGTCGACGCGGCGGGCCGGCTGGCCGATCCGCTCCCCGACGACCTCACTGAACCGGTCTTTCTCTCGCCGGACGCCGGCGCGATCGAACTGGCCGAGACGACCCGCGACGCCTACGGGACGGGCGAGACCGACTACTTCGAGAAGACCCGCCACTCCGGCACCGAGGTCGAAATCTCGCCAAGCGACGTCGACGTGGCCGGCCGCGACGTCGTCGTCGTCGACGACATCATCGCGACGGGATCGACGATGAGCGAGGCCGTCAGCGTCCTCTGCGATCGCGACGCCGGCCGCCTGTTCGTTACCTGCGTTCACCCGCTGTTGGCCCGCGATGCCGTCACGAAGCTCTCTCGAGCCGGTGTCGAGGCGATCTACGGCACCGACACCATCGAGCGGGGCGTCGATACCGTCTCGGTCGCCCCCGCGCTCGCCGAACACCTGTAA
- a CDS encoding HVO_0234 family beta-propeller protein, producing the protein MHSIEEKRVYGDREGAITAYVASAFGVVRVRVAGDTVGEFGLCERCEARDVATTDESVAIATDEDVRVAPLEDGDVVEESFAETGFGPAVAVGADGGELLAASPDGRVARRPAGATEWTTLTDETVASVRAIDGDLVGTEDGVYRIHDGGLDHAGLTDVRDISAAGVPLAATAEGLYKLGNGWMAVREGPFDAVSADPRSEQGTLTRAHAVASEEVYGYAGDDEWDALPDASEPIVDVGYGETVYAVTEGGTFLAAAEDGWRPHPIGVRDVTGLAVR; encoded by the coding sequence ATGCACTCGATCGAGGAGAAACGCGTCTACGGCGACCGAGAGGGCGCGATCACCGCCTATGTCGCGAGCGCGTTCGGTGTCGTTCGGGTCCGCGTCGCCGGCGACACCGTCGGCGAGTTCGGTCTCTGCGAACGCTGCGAGGCTCGAGACGTCGCGACGACCGACGAGAGCGTCGCGATCGCGACCGACGAGGACGTCCGCGTGGCCCCGCTCGAGGACGGGGACGTGGTCGAGGAGTCGTTCGCCGAAACCGGGTTCGGCCCGGCGGTCGCCGTCGGTGCCGACGGCGGCGAGCTGCTCGCGGCCAGTCCCGATGGCCGGGTCGCCCGCCGGCCGGCAGGGGCCACGGAGTGGACCACGCTCACGGACGAGACCGTCGCATCGGTACGGGCGATCGACGGCGATCTCGTCGGAACGGAAGACGGCGTCTATCGGATCCACGACGGCGGACTCGACCACGCCGGTCTGACCGACGTACGAGACATCTCGGCCGCCGGCGTCCCGCTCGCGGCCACCGCCGAGGGCCTATACAAACTGGGAAACGGGTGGATGGCGGTCCGCGAGGGACCGTTCGATGCCGTCTCGGCGGATCCCCGATCGGAACAGGGGACGCTGACGCGCGCACACGCAGTCGCGAGCGAGGAAGTATACGGCTACGCCGGCGACGACGAGTGGGACGCGCTCCCGGACGCGAGCGAACCGATCGTCGACGTCGGCTACGGCGAGACGGTCTACGCCGTGACCGAGGGCGGAACCTTCCTAGCGGCCGCCGAGGACGGATGGCGACCGCACCCGATCGGGGTCCGGGACGTGACCGGGCTGGCCGTGCGATAG
- the glmM gene encoding phosphoglucosamine mutase: protein MEIFGSSGTRGVANEELTPAFVLRVAKAAGTIWAEDAGAERVGIARDTRYTGRMLADAAASGLASIGIDVDRLGIVPTPGAQTYAEHEAVPVIVVTASHNPPQYNGIKLVGADGVELSVATLETIEDRLLTESFTAAAWDETGRVREIDGVRRAYVEGLLAAVDRQPIADADLTVALDPGHGAGALTSPEFFRELGCRVVTVNGQPDGHFPGRDPEPVPDNLADLGRLVRSTDADVGIAHDGDADRAIFFDEDGEYVEGDATLAALAAAELEAGDTTVSAVNVSQRLVDVVNEVGADLELTPIGSTNIITRIRELEASGQRVPIAGEGNGGIFFPNYRLSRDGAFTAARFLELVAERPVSEIVAPYDGYVNVRRNLEYESTAERDAMLDAAANQAKAADAELNTRDGYRLDYGDAWVLARPSGTEPLVRIYAEARDGDRAEELVDDMYEALADAKADA from the coding sequence ATGGAGATATTCGGATCGAGCGGGACGCGGGGCGTCGCCAACGAGGAGTTGACGCCCGCGTTCGTCCTCCGCGTTGCGAAGGCGGCGGGGACGATCTGGGCCGAGGACGCCGGCGCGGAGCGGGTCGGGATCGCTCGCGACACCCGCTACACCGGCCGCATGCTGGCCGATGCGGCCGCCAGTGGGTTAGCGAGCATCGGCATCGACGTCGACCGACTGGGGATCGTTCCTACCCCTGGCGCACAGACCTACGCCGAACACGAGGCGGTCCCAGTGATCGTCGTCACGGCCTCGCACAACCCACCCCAGTACAACGGGATCAAACTCGTCGGGGCCGACGGCGTCGAACTCTCGGTCGCGACCCTCGAGACCATCGAGGACCGACTGCTGACCGAGTCGTTCACCGCGGCCGCCTGGGACGAGACGGGCCGGGTCCGCGAGATCGACGGCGTTCGCCGGGCCTACGTCGAGGGGTTGCTCGCGGCCGTCGACCGCCAGCCGATCGCCGACGCGGACCTGACCGTCGCGTTGGATCCCGGCCACGGCGCGGGCGCGCTGACCAGCCCCGAGTTCTTCCGGGAACTGGGCTGTCGGGTCGTTACCGTCAACGGCCAGCCGGACGGCCACTTCCCCGGTCGTGACCCCGAACCGGTCCCCGACAACCTCGCCGATCTGGGTCGGCTCGTCCGATCGACCGACGCCGACGTCGGGATCGCCCACGACGGCGACGCCGACCGCGCGATTTTCTTCGACGAGGACGGCGAGTACGTCGAGGGCGACGCCACGCTCGCGGCGCTTGCGGCCGCCGAACTCGAGGCCGGCGACACGACCGTCTCGGCGGTCAACGTCTCCCAGCGGCTCGTCGACGTCGTGAACGAGGTCGGGGCCGACCTCGAACTCACCCCGATCGGTTCGACGAACATCATCACCCGCATCCGCGAACTCGAGGCCTCGGGCCAGCGGGTCCCGATCGCCGGCGAGGGCAACGGCGGGATCTTCTTCCCGAACTACCGGCTCTCCCGGGACGGGGCCTTCACCGCGGCCCGATTCCTCGAACTCGTGGCCGAGCGGCCGGTCAGCGAGATCGTCGCCCCCTACGACGGCTACGTCAACGTCCGGCGCAACCTCGAGTACGAGTCGACGGCGGAACGCGACGCGATGCTCGATGCGGCCGCCAATCAGGCCAAAGCGGCCGACGCGGAACTCAACACTCGAGACGGCTACCGGCTGGATTACGGCGATGCGTGGGTGCTGGCCCGCCCCTCCGGCACCGAGCCGCTCGTCCGGATCTACGCCGAGGCCCGCGACGGCGACCGTGCCGAGGAACTCGTCGACGACATGTACGAGGCGCTGGCCGACGCGAAGGCCGACGCCTGA
- a CDS encoding universal stress protein, translated as MSRHVLVPMDDSEPARAALDHALEWVPADRLTVVHAVDDLTADYEGIVSGADEPDFFADARAIADDRGRSLETTVVEGEGAAEAILEYVDEADVDAIVMGSEGKAGVSRLLLGSVAEGVTRRAAVPVTIVP; from the coding sequence ATGAGCAGACACGTCCTCGTGCCGATGGACGACTCCGAGCCGGCGCGGGCAGCACTGGACCACGCCCTCGAGTGGGTGCCGGCCGATCGGCTGACGGTCGTCCACGCGGTCGACGACCTCACGGCCGACTACGAGGGCATCGTTTCGGGGGCCGACGAGCCCGACTTCTTCGCCGACGCGAGGGCGATCGCCGACGACCGCGGCCGGTCGCTCGAGACGACCGTCGTCGAGGGCGAGGGGGCGGCCGAGGCAATCCTCGAGTACGTCGACGAGGCCGATGTCGACGCGATCGTGATGGGCAGCGAGGGGAAGGCGGGCGTCTCGCGGCTGTTGTTGGGCAGCGTCGCAGAGGGGGTTACGCGGCGGGCCGCGGTTCCGGTGACGATTGTTCCCTGA
- a CDS encoding DUF7118 family protein — translation MSERAPPSDARAGATAGSDGEPTPLEELEAARNRLETIEDRIADHDEDTVDEVATAYRRAETLLEDYVDRATGTGKENFQAYIELEGKFDGLVSGLSEDLPEHEAFEDALEAIDKRRLSESDFERAREALEPAAEYADLLDDREAARADLAEARKTASKRLRTVGDEIDERERLLELANADLDAPVERLREPIERYNEAVREAFREYRLEASAREVFDLLERSRWYPFVGYEQPPEDLSRYVRENDAGEYTIPELLEYADYSRSKLSHYVDSADELKRNVATQQTFLDGIDAEPLTVDWPPEPAGALRRRAREYRPFVARIADEDVVANLREVRLLATDPDYDRLQTAAQAVAQLSADQRRRLTDGRVEAELEELRAERDRLEDALEIDDPV, via the coding sequence ATGAGCGAACGCGCTCCGCCCTCCGACGCGCGCGCAGGCGCTACCGCAGGGAGCGACGGCGAACCGACCCCGCTCGAGGAACTCGAGGCCGCCCGGAACCGTCTCGAGACCATCGAGGACCGCATCGCCGACCACGACGAAGACACCGTCGACGAGGTCGCGACGGCCTATCGGCGGGCCGAGACCCTGCTCGAGGACTACGTCGACCGCGCGACCGGCACCGGCAAGGAGAACTTCCAAGCCTACATCGAACTCGAGGGGAAGTTCGACGGACTCGTCTCCGGACTCTCCGAGGACCTCCCCGAACACGAGGCCTTCGAGGACGCCCTCGAGGCGATCGACAAGCGCCGGCTCAGCGAGTCGGACTTCGAACGGGCCCGCGAGGCCCTCGAACCCGCCGCTGAGTACGCCGACCTGCTCGACGACCGCGAGGCCGCCCGCGCGGACCTCGCCGAGGCCCGCAAGACCGCGAGCAAACGCCTCCGGACGGTCGGCGACGAGATCGACGAGCGAGAGCGGCTGCTCGAACTGGCAAACGCCGACTTGGACGCCCCCGTCGAGCGGCTCCGCGAGCCGATCGAGCGCTACAACGAGGCCGTCCGCGAGGCCTTTCGCGAGTACCGGCTCGAGGCGAGCGCCCGCGAGGTGTTCGACCTGCTCGAGCGGAGCCGGTGGTACCCGTTCGTGGGCTACGAGCAACCGCCCGAGGACCTGTCGCGGTACGTCCGAGAGAACGACGCCGGCGAGTACACGATCCCCGAACTGCTCGAGTACGCCGACTACTCCCGGTCGAAGCTCTCTCATTACGTCGACAGCGCGGACGAACTCAAGCGCAACGTGGCGACCCAGCAGACGTTTCTCGACGGGATCGACGCCGAGCCACTGACGGTCGACTGGCCGCCCGAGCCAGCCGGTGCGCTGCGACGCCGGGCGCGGGAGTACCGTCCCTTCGTCGCCCGGATCGCCGACGAGGACGTCGTGGCGAACCTTCGCGAGGTCCGACTGCTCGCGACCGATCCCGACTACGACCGGCTCCAGACGGCCGCCCAGGCGGTCGCGCAGCTCTCGGCCGACCAGCGCCGACGGCTGACCGACGGCCGCGTCGAGGCCGAACTCGAGGAGTTGCGGGCCGAACGCGATCGGCTCGAGGACGCGCTCGAGATCGACGACCCGGTCTGA
- the hisI gene encoding phosphoribosyl-AMP cyclohydrolase, translated as MDEAVSVDFGEDGLVPAVAQDADSGEVLMLAYVSPEALERTRETGRAHYYSRSRDELWEKGATSGHVQSVREVRVDCDADTLLYLVDQEGGACHTGHRSCFYRTIEGENVGERVFDPDAVYE; from the coding sequence ATGGACGAGGCAGTTTCGGTCGACTTCGGCGAGGACGGACTCGTCCCCGCCGTGGCACAGGACGCCGACTCCGGCGAGGTTCTCATGCTCGCGTACGTCTCGCCGGAGGCCTTAGAACGGACCCGCGAGACGGGCCGAGCACACTACTACTCGCGGAGCCGCGACGAGTTATGGGAGAAGGGCGCAACCAGCGGCCACGTCCAGTCCGTCAGGGAGGTCCGCGTCGACTGCGACGCCGACACGCTGCTCTATCTGGTCGACCAAGAGGGTGGCGCGTGTCACACCGGCCACCGGTCGTGCTTCTACCGGACGATCGAGGGGGAAAACGTCGGCGAACGAGTGTTCGACCCCGACGCCGTCTACGAATAA
- a CDS encoding AbrB/MazE/SpoVT family DNA-binding domain-containing protein encodes MSSNTPSPEVVRVSQKGQATIPKALREKFGIETPGEVFVYEESDRIVIEPVPSPDELHGIHADARESGSITERMRKLRDADHRREEEQFERLRPESDE; translated from the coding sequence ATGAGTAGTAATACACCTAGCCCAGAGGTAGTACGCGTTTCGCAGAAGGGGCAGGCGACCATCCCGAAGGCGTTACGTGAGAAATTCGGTATCGAGACGCCTGGCGAGGTGTTCGTCTACGAGGAGAGTGATCGAATCGTCATCGAACCGGTTCCGTCACCGGACGAACTCCACGGAATCCACGCCGACGCGCGCGAGTCCGGATCGATTACCGAACGGATGCGCAAACTCAGAGACGCCGACCATCGCCGTGAGGAAGAGCAGTTCGAACGACTCCGGCCGGAGAGCGACGAATGA
- a CDS encoding PIN domain-containing protein — protein sequence MSDRYVFDTEAIIAYFYGESGHEAIADLLSAVFAGDVDGLLTEANASEVFYLVARFEGTDDGTPTADSFRVADRDLRALERRGVTVTAPDWRLVGKVKSDGHISLADAAAVALAYERDATLVVGGDDDFDDLPLEVSCERFRDHGV from the coding sequence ATGAGCGATCGCTACGTTTTCGACACGGAAGCGATCATCGCGTATTTCTACGGCGAATCCGGTCACGAAGCAATCGCAGACCTACTTTCTGCTGTCTTCGCCGGTGACGTGGACGGCCTTCTCACAGAAGCGAACGCCAGCGAAGTGTTCTATCTCGTCGCTCGGTTCGAGGGTACAGACGACGGAACGCCGACCGCTGATTCGTTTCGTGTCGCCGACCGCGATCTCCGTGCCCTCGAGCGACGGGGAGTGACTGTCACAGCTCCTGACTGGCGACTCGTCGGGAAGGTAAAATCCGACGGACACATCTCACTAGCCGACGCGGCTGCCGTTGCACTCGCGTACGAACGGGATGCGACACTCGTCGTCGGTGGAGACGACGATTTCGACGATCTCCCACTCGAAGTGTCGTGCGAACGGTTTCGTGACCACGGCGTATAG
- the serA gene encoding phosphoglycerate dehydrogenase encodes MKVLVTDPIADAGLDVLRDAGHEVETGYELEGEALLEAVSDANGMIVRSGTEVTEEVLEAAEELAIVGRAGIGVDNIDIDAATDNGVIVANAPEGNVRAAAEHTVAMTFAIARSIPQAHIRLKNGEWAKSDYLGAELDGKTLGVVGLGRVGQEVAKKLDSLGMDIVAYDPYISEERADRIGAELVEFEDCLEAADFVTVHTPLTPETEGLIGEDELDLLGDGYLVNCARGGVVDEDALAAKVEDGTLAGAAIDVFAEEPLPADSPLLEHDEIIVTPHLGASTEAAQENVATSTASQVNAALAEEPVANALNAPSIDESAFPRVEPYIEIAETAGKVAAQLLEGRIEDVEVVYEGEIADEDIEFVTASALKGVFQPLEWQVNAVNAPQIAEDRGVDVTESKTRQAEDFQSLISVTVSNDDDEVSVDGTLFAGNDPRIVRVDGYRVDAIPHGRMVIARNTDEPGVIGQIGSVMGEYDVNIAGMFNARETIGGEALTVYNVDSEVPTEAKEELESDERIIGINDITLNGQN; translated from the coding sequence ATGAAGGTTCTCGTCACGGATCCGATCGCGGACGCGGGTCTGGACGTACTCAGAGACGCCGGCCACGAGGTCGAAACGGGCTACGAACTCGAGGGCGAGGCACTCCTCGAGGCGGTTTCGGACGCCAACGGCATGATCGTTCGCTCCGGGACCGAGGTCACCGAGGAGGTCCTCGAGGCCGCCGAAGAGCTGGCCATCGTCGGCCGGGCCGGCATCGGCGTCGACAACATCGACATCGACGCCGCAACGGACAACGGCGTCATCGTCGCCAACGCCCCCGAGGGCAACGTTCGGGCGGCCGCGGAACACACCGTCGCGATGACGTTCGCGATCGCGCGCTCGATCCCCCAGGCCCACATCCGCCTGAAAAACGGCGAGTGGGCCAAAAGCGACTATCTCGGAGCCGAACTCGACGGCAAGACCTTAGGCGTCGTCGGCCTCGGCCGCGTCGGCCAGGAGGTCGCCAAGAAACTCGACTCGCTGGGCATGGACATCGTCGCCTACGACCCCTACATCAGCGAGGAGCGCGCCGACCGCATCGGTGCCGAACTCGTCGAGTTCGAGGACTGTCTCGAGGCCGCCGACTTCGTAACCGTCCACACGCCGCTGACCCCCGAGACGGAGGGGCTGATCGGCGAGGACGAACTCGATCTGCTGGGCGACGGCTACCTCGTCAACTGCGCCCGCGGAGGCGTCGTCGACGAGGATGCACTGGCCGCCAAGGTCGAGGACGGCACGCTGGCCGGCGCGGCGATCGACGTCTTCGCCGAGGAGCCCCTGCCCGCCGACTCGCCGCTGCTGGAACACGACGAGATCATCGTCACGCCCCACCTGGGTGCCTCGACGGAGGCCGCTCAGGAGAACGTCGCCACCTCGACCGCCAGTCAGGTCAACGCTGCACTGGCCGAGGAGCCCGTCGCGAACGCGCTGAACGCCCCCTCGATCGACGAGAGCGCGTTCCCCCGCGTCGAGCCCTACATCGAGATCGCCGAGACCGCGGGCAAGGTCGCCGCGCAACTGCTCGAGGGCCGCATCGAGGACGTCGAGGTCGTCTACGAGGGCGAGATCGCCGACGAGGACATCGAGTTCGTCACCGCGAGCGCGCTCAAGGGCGTCTTCCAGCCCCTCGAGTGGCAGGTCAACGCGGTCAACGCACCACAGATCGCCGAGGATCGGGGCGTCGATGTGACGGAATCGAAAACACGACAGGCCGAGGACTTCCAGAGCCTGATCTCCGTGACTGTCAGCAACGACGACGACGAGGTCTCCGTCGACGGGACCCTCTTCGCCGGCAACGATCCCCGGATCGTCCGCGTGGACGGCTACCGCGTCGACGCCATCCCCCACGGCCGGATGGTCATCGCCCGCAACACCGACGAACCCGGCGTCATCGGCCAGATCGGCTCCGTGATGGGCGAGTACGACGTCAACATCGCCGGCATGTTCAACGCCCGCGAGACCATCGGCGGCGAGGCACTGACCGTCTACAACGTCGACAGCGAGGTTCCCACGGAAGCGAAGGAGGAACTCGAGTCCGACGAGCGGATCATCGGGATCAACGACATCACGCTGAACGGTCAGAACTGA
- a CDS encoding universal stress protein, whose product MYDKILLPTDAAEGTELAIEHAVAVAEDTGADLHLLYVVDSDVYNSYSGDEYVHEFESLEAALEHVGEEALESAAEAARDAGLEPTTVVRHGRPHEQILEYADEADVDMLVMGSKERSGDYRQLLGSVTDRVARLASRPVTIVKTPVEDGE is encoded by the coding sequence ATGTACGACAAAATCCTGCTGCCGACCGACGCCGCGGAGGGAACGGAACTCGCGATCGAACACGCCGTCGCCGTCGCCGAGGACACCGGTGCGGACCTCCACCTGCTGTATGTCGTCGACAGCGACGTCTATAACTCCTACAGCGGGGACGAGTACGTCCACGAGTTCGAGAGCCTCGAGGCCGCGCTGGAACACGTCGGCGAGGAGGCCCTCGAGTCGGCCGCCGAGGCGGCCCGAGACGCGGGTCTCGAGCCGACGACGGTCGTCAGACACGGCCGCCCCCACGAACAGATCCTCGAGTACGCCGACGAGGCCGACGTCGACATGCTCGTAATGGGGTCGAAGGAACGGTCCGGCGACTACCGCCAGCTGCTCGGGAGCGTCACCGATCGCGTCGCGCGATTGGCCTCCCGTCCGGTGACGATCGTCAAGACCCCGGTCGAGGACGGCGAGTAG
- a CDS encoding PAS domain S-box protein has translation MTDGDRACERSSSTDGLESPLFPFEEGEFFRQLVANTSEGLLTIDEESTIVFANPAIESILGYSPAELIGSSKMTLIPERLQDAHAAGLEKYLRTGEKHIDWDGIELPALHKDGHEVPVLVSLREHTHEGQRLFTGLFRDLSGRKARQRRFEAVFNNTYQFTGLLEPDGTVLEVNRTALSFAGVERTDVVGKPVWDTYWFQLDDEARETALEAVERAGDGELFRDELRIRGADRTAIIDFSIRPITDERGEIQLLVTEGRDITPLKLREQHLRVIHRLLRHNLRNELNVISGFAETLLAELEDETHREYAAEIAATAASLIDLNESAKELADVTLEDGRPRTPVAVGDVLETVVDDLRDRHPTSMITITGATAAVVAGDDRLATVLEELVHNAIVHADAAEPAVEIGVDESDETVAVRIADTGPGIPASERAGIFNDEPITQVRHGNGLGLWLASLIVDDYGGYLDYTSRDGAGSCVVVRLPRAK, from the coding sequence GTGACCGACGGCGACCGGGCGTGTGAGCGGTCGAGTTCGACCGACGGCCTCGAGTCGCCGCTGTTTCCCTTCGAGGAGGGCGAGTTCTTCCGGCAGTTGGTCGCCAACACTTCCGAGGGGTTGCTGACCATCGACGAGGAGAGTACCATCGTCTTCGCCAATCCAGCGATCGAGTCGATCCTCGGCTACAGCCCCGCGGAACTCATCGGCTCCTCGAAGATGACGTTGATCCCCGAACGGCTGCAGGACGCCCACGCCGCCGGGTTGGAGAAGTATCTCCGAACCGGCGAGAAACACATCGACTGGGACGGGATCGAACTCCCCGCGTTACACAAGGACGGCCACGAAGTCCCCGTGCTGGTAAGCCTCCGGGAACACACCCACGAGGGCCAGCGGCTGTTCACCGGCCTCTTTCGTGATCTCTCCGGCCGGAAGGCCCGCCAGCGCCGCTTCGAGGCCGTCTTCAACAACACCTACCAGTTCACCGGTCTCCTCGAGCCCGACGGGACCGTCCTCGAAGTCAACCGGACGGCGCTTTCCTTCGCCGGGGTCGAACGAACCGACGTCGTCGGGAAACCGGTCTGGGACACCTACTGGTTCCAGCTGGACGACGAGGCGCGCGAGACTGCCCTCGAGGCCGTCGAACGCGCCGGCGACGGAGAGCTGTTCCGGGACGAACTCCGGATCCGAGGTGCCGACCGAACCGCGATCATCGACTTTTCGATCCGGCCGATCACCGACGAACGGGGCGAGATTCAGCTGCTCGTCACCGAGGGACGGGACATCACGCCGCTGAAACTCCGGGAACAGCACCTACGAGTCATCCACCGACTGCTCCGGCACAACCTCCGCAACGAACTCAACGTCATCAGCGGGTTCGCGGAGACACTGCTGGCGGAACTCGAGGACGAGACCCACCGCGAGTACGCGGCCGAAATCGCGGCGACGGCCGCGTCGTTGATCGATCTCAACGAGTCGGCGAAGGAACTCGCCGACGTGACCCTCGAGGACGGCCGCCCGCGGACGCCAGTGGCCGTCGGTGACGTCCTCGAGACGGTCGTCGACGACCTCCGTGACCGACATCCCACGAGTATGATCACGATCACCGGGGCGACGGCCGCCGTCGTCGCCGGCGACGATCGGCTCGCGACCGTTCTCGAGGAACTCGTCCACAACGCGATCGTCCACGCCGACGCGGCCGAGCCGGCCGTCGAAATCGGCGTCGACGAAAGCGACGAAACGGTCGCCGTTCGGATCGCCGACACCGGGCCCGGCATCCCCGCATCCGAGCGGGCCGGCATCTTCAACGACGAACCGATCACGCAGGTCAGACACGGCAACGGGCTGGGGCTGTGGCTCGCCAGCCTCATCGTCGACGACTACGGGGGCTATCTCGACTACACGTCCCGCGACGGCGCGGGGAGTTGCGTCGTCGTCCGCCTCCCGCGAGCGAAATAA
- a CDS encoding HAD family hydrolase: MTVVAFDFDGTLSDSEMTVLLGDRRGVATDMDEITERAMNDEIEYAESLRKRAALLEGLPEAEAEAAFDEVVLREGAADLIAELNDAGVTTAILTGGFERGVAAALEREGVSVDHIVSNRLPMTGGESEATASDSTSGDQPRVLTGAVEGPLIEGTKDDALADLADEVGVDLADTVAVGDGANDLPMLEVAGLAIGFEPKPAVEPHCDTVVSTMAEARETLVADGVLDDE; this comes from the coding sequence ATGACAGTCGTCGCTTTCGACTTCGACGGGACGCTTTCCGATTCCGAGATGACGGTCCTGCTGGGCGATCGCCGCGGCGTCGCCACGGACATGGACGAGATCACCGAGCGCGCGATGAACGACGAGATCGAGTACGCCGAGAGCCTGCGCAAGCGCGCGGCCCTGCTCGAGGGGCTGCCGGAAGCGGAGGCCGAGGCCGCCTTCGACGAGGTCGTCCTCCGGGAGGGCGCGGCCGATCTCATCGCCGAGTTGAACGACGCCGGCGTCACGACCGCCATCCTCACGGGCGGGTTCGAGCGCGGGGTCGCGGCCGCGTTGGAGCGCGAGGGCGTCTCCGTCGATCACATCGTCTCGAACCGGCTGCCGATGACCGGGGGCGAGAGCGAGGCGACAGCCTCGGACAGTACGAGCGGCGATCAGCCGCGAGTACTCACCGGCGCGGTCGAGGGGCCGCTGATCGAGGGCACCAAGGACGACGCCCTCGCGGACCTCGCCGACGAGGTCGGCGTCGACCTCGCCGACACCGTCGCGGTCGGCGACGGGGCCAACGACCTGCCGATGCTCGAGGTCGCGGGGCTGGCGATCGGGTTCGAACCCAAACCGGCGGTCGAACCCCACTGTGATACCGTCGTCTCGACGATGGCCGAGGCCCGCGAGACGCTCGTCGCGGACGGCGTCCTCGACGACGAGTGA